A single window of Dromaius novaehollandiae isolate bDroNov1 chromosome 33, bDroNov1.hap1, whole genome shotgun sequence DNA harbors:
- the LOC112992095 gene encoding hepatic lectin-like isoform X2, whose amino-acid sequence MDEEHLHDELHVFKDRNFFQQKLRSFFTVYLLLALSFLLSITLFAVSLSRVSALSSKLHEVHLQRKQNYSGTDFLLFPCGPGSREWEYFDRKCYYFSLRRTSWHKAKAHCEEMHSQLAVIDSYAKQNFVMFRTRNERFWIGLTDENSEGEWEWIDGTDYKATFTFWKEGEPNNSGSNEDCAHLWNLGQWNDVYCTYECFYICEKPVPT is encoded by the exons ATGGATGAGGAGCATCTTCATGATGAACTGCATGTTTTTAAAG acagaaacTTTTTCCAGCAGAAGCTGAGATCCTTTTTCACAGTATACTTGCTGCTGGCACTCTCTTTCTTGCTGAGCATCACCCTGTTTGCTGTGTCACTCTCCAGAG TTTCAGCCCTTTCTTCTAAACTCCATGAGGTGCACCTGCAACGGAAACAGAACTATTCTGGCACAGATTTCCTGT TGTTTCCCTGTGGACCTGGATCGAGGGAGTGGGAATACTTTGACAGAAAATGTTACTACTTCTCCCTGCGTAGAACGAGCTGGCACAAGGCAAAGGCTCACTGTGAAGAGATGCATTCACAGCTGGCTGTCATTGATAGCTACGCCAAGCAG AATTTTGTCATGTTCAGGACAAGGAACGAACGCTTCTGGATTGGGCTCACAGATGAGAACTCAGAAGGGGAATGGGAATGGATCGATGGGACTGACTACAAAGCCACATTCAC attctggaaggaaggagagccCAACAACAGTGGCAGCAACGAGGACTGTGCCCACCTCTGGAACCTGGGGCAGTGGAATGATGTCTACTGCACCTACGAGTGCTTCTACATTTGTGAAAAGCCTGTGCCCACCTGA
- the LOC112992095 gene encoding hepatic lectin-like isoform X3: MDEEHLHDELHVFKVSALSSKLHEVHLQRKQNYSGTDFLLFPCGPGSREWEYFDRKCYYFSLRRTSWHKAKAHCEEMHSQLAVIDSYAKQNFVMFRTRNERFWIGLTDENSEGEWEWIDGTDYKATFTLDFTLQNCPALVCHQTKLDHCSTPCDFTGDWQRYRKRWGRTVHTSHLCTNSS; the protein is encoded by the exons ATGGATGAGGAGCATCTTCATGATGAACTGCATGTTTTTAAAG TTTCAGCCCTTTCTTCTAAACTCCATGAGGTGCACCTGCAACGGAAACAGAACTATTCTGGCACAGATTTCCTGT TGTTTCCCTGTGGACCTGGATCGAGGGAGTGGGAATACTTTGACAGAAAATGTTACTACTTCTCCCTGCGTAGAACGAGCTGGCACAAGGCAAAGGCTCACTGTGAAGAGATGCATTCACAGCTGGCTGTCATTGATAGCTACGCCAAGCAG AATTTTGTCATGTTCAGGACAAGGAACGAACGCTTCTGGATTGGGCTCACAGATGAGAACTCAGAAGGGGAATGGGAATGGATCGATGGGACTGACTACAAAGCCACATTCAC tttggATTTCACATTACAAAATTGCCCAGCACTTGTTTGTCACCAGACAAAACTTGATCATTGTTCAACTCCCTGTGACTTCACTGGTGACTGGCAAAGGTACCGCAAACGCTGGGGAAGGACTGTTCACACCTCTCACCTCTGCACTAATAGCAGTTAA
- the FBXL12 gene encoding F-box/LRR-repeat protein 12, which yields MRKLRAAAARPLIGGGRRKRRVAAAEMAEAPPGAGLAALPDSVLLEVLALLPLRDRLRAGRVCRRWWRLGQDRALWRHVDLSPHRLSSRTLWHLLRRHLRGSLRTLKVKGALCSARKHEVLSPALLAALGKHCPHLGRLCLAEADLRLLPYRSMPASLKTLELSHCEIPSAWFQGTAADALPQLQHLIVCNVPAFCDQHLLNVSSQAPLKTLTLSGTYRVTDAGIQRAAVYLGGLERLVLRHCVITDSAVHFIGHHLKSLRLLEISNAYSLTNAGLACLATLKRLETLCLDLCDKFSPDAVVALCQALPQLRNLNLDGAHFEDEAICKIQASLPNCSFSHTP from the exons ATGCGGAAgttgcgggcggcggcggcgcggcccctcaTTGGTGGCGGCCGGCGGAAGCGGCGCGTTGCCGCGGCGGAGATGGCGGAGGCGCCGCCGGGTGCGGGGCTGGCGGCGCTGCCCGACTCGGTGCTCTTGGAGGTCCTggcgctgctgccgctgcggGACCGGCTGCGCGCGGGcag GGTCTGCCGGCGGTGGTGGCGATTGGGGCAGGACCGGGCGCTCTGGAGACACGTGGACCTGAGCCCGCACCGG CTCAGCTCCCGCACCCTGTGGCACCTGCTGCGGCGGCACCTGCGTGGCAGCCTGCGGACGCTGAAGGTGAAGGGCGCACTCTGCTCTGCCAGGAAGCACGAGGTCCTCtcccccgcgctgctggctgccCTCGGGAAGCACTGTCCCCACCTGGGCCGGCTGTGCCTGGCCGAGGCTGACCTCCGCCTGCTCCCCTACCGGAGCATGCCCGCTTCCCTGAAGACATTAGAGCTGAGTCACTGCGAAATCCCCTCTGCGTGGTTCCAGGGGACTGCTGCAGATGCCCTGCCACAGCTGCAGCATCTCATTGTGTGTAACGTCCCTGCCTTTTGCGATCAACATCTGCTAAACGTCTCCTCCCAGGCTCCTCTGAAGACACTGACGCTGTCCGGGACCTACCGGGTAACAGATGCAGGAATTCAGAGAGCGGCTGTGTACTTGGGGGGGTTGGAGCGCCTAGTGCTGCGCCACTGTGTTATTACTGACTCCGCTGTTCATTTCATTGGGCACCATCTGAAAAGTCTCCGACTTCTGGAGATCAGCAATGCTTATTCCTTGACAAATGCAGGTTTGGCTTGCCTAGCAACCCTGAAGCGCCTAGAAACACTGTGCCTTGATCTATGTGATAAGTTCTCCCCTGATGCCGTTGTGGCTTTGTGCCAAGCACTCCCCCAGCTGAGGAATCTCAATTTAGATGGGGCTCATTTTGAAGACGAGGCAATATGTAAAATTCAGGCAAGTTTGCCTAACTGCAGCTTTTCACATACTCCTTGA
- the LOC112992095 gene encoding hepatic lectin-like isoform X1 produces MDEEHLHDELHVFKDRNFFQQKLRSFFTVYLLLALSFLLSITLFAVSLSRVSALSSKLHEVHLQRKQNYSGTDFLLFPCGPGSREWEYFDRKCYYFSLRRTSWHKAKAHCEEMHSQLAVIDSYAKQNFVMFRTRNERFWIGLTDENSEGEWEWIDGTDYKATFTLDFTLQNCPALVCHQTKLDHCSTPCDFTGDWQRYRKRWGRTVHTSHLCTNSS; encoded by the exons ATGGATGAGGAGCATCTTCATGATGAACTGCATGTTTTTAAAG acagaaacTTTTTCCAGCAGAAGCTGAGATCCTTTTTCACAGTATACTTGCTGCTGGCACTCTCTTTCTTGCTGAGCATCACCCTGTTTGCTGTGTCACTCTCCAGAG TTTCAGCCCTTTCTTCTAAACTCCATGAGGTGCACCTGCAACGGAAACAGAACTATTCTGGCACAGATTTCCTGT TGTTTCCCTGTGGACCTGGATCGAGGGAGTGGGAATACTTTGACAGAAAATGTTACTACTTCTCCCTGCGTAGAACGAGCTGGCACAAGGCAAAGGCTCACTGTGAAGAGATGCATTCACAGCTGGCTGTCATTGATAGCTACGCCAAGCAG AATTTTGTCATGTTCAGGACAAGGAACGAACGCTTCTGGATTGGGCTCACAGATGAGAACTCAGAAGGGGAATGGGAATGGATCGATGGGACTGACTACAAAGCCACATTCAC tttggATTTCACATTACAAAATTGCCCAGCACTTGTTTGTCACCAGACAAAACTTGATCATTGTTCAACTCCCTGTGACTTCACTGGTGACTGGCAAAGGTACCGCAAACGCTGGGGAAGGACTGTTCACACCTCTCACCTCTGCACTAATAGCAGTTAA
- the LOC112992095 gene encoding uncharacterized protein LOC112992095 isoform X4 produces the protein MRSIFMMNCMFLKFQPFLLNSMRCTCNGNRTILAQISCCFPVDLDRGSGNTLTENVTTSPCVERAGTRQRLTVKRCIHSWLSLIATPSRTRNERFWIGLTDENSEGEWEWIDGTDYKATFTLDFTLQNCPALVCHQTKLDHCSTPCDFTGDWQRYRKRWGRTVHTSHLCTNSS, from the exons ATGAGGAGCATCTTCATGATGAACTGCATGTTTTTAAAG TTTCAGCCCTTTCTTCTAAACTCCATGAGGTGCACCTGCAACGGAAACAGAACTATTCTGGCACAGATTTCCTGT TGTTTCCCTGTGGACCTGGATCGAGGGAGTGGGAATACTTTGACAGAAAATGTTACTACTTCTCCCTGCGTAGAACGAGCTGGCACAAGGCAAAGGCTCACTGTGAAGAGATGCATTCACAGCTGGCTGTCATTGATAGCTACGCCAAGCAG GACAAGGAACGAACGCTTCTGGATTGGGCTCACAGATGAGAACTCAGAAGGGGAATGGGAATGGATCGATGGGACTGACTACAAAGCCACATTCAC tttggATTTCACATTACAAAATTGCCCAGCACTTGTTTGTCACCAGACAAAACTTGATCATTGTTCAACTCCCTGTGACTTCACTGGTGACTGGCAAAGGTACCGCAAACGCTGGGGAAGGACTGTTCACACCTCTCACCTCTGCACTAATAGCAGTTAA